One Betta splendens chromosome 8, fBetSpl5.4, whole genome shotgun sequence DNA segment encodes these proteins:
- the spag9a gene encoding sperm associated antigen 9a isoform X2 — MELEDGVVYQDDPGTSAMMSERVSGLANSIYREFERLIGKYDEDVVKELMPLVVAVLENLDSVFAENQEHEVELELLKEDNEQLITQYEREKALRKHAEEKFIEFEDTHEQEKKDLQNNNERMESHSRQLELKIKNYADQIGRLEERELDLKKEYNSLHQRHTEMIHNYMEHVERIKLQQISETSESSTVGRVRRERPLSLGIFPSSGGASLLIPDPQARAETPGTESWKFTDPAQPRSNASLKLDFMDPPKEREGKNAQDSTWGNSLADDCKDELSDFTGSKSATPMSTTASDMEREDGNSKSTEVQAAPGTRSVSVGLPENEDSSDVQDIIESTPELDMDLIAYKPCSTPTKGIENMAFDRNTDSLFDELSSAGTGLIGDVDEGADLLVEYSDLSLIGMGREVENLIQENSQLLETKNALNVVNKDLILKVDELTCEKEMLQGELEALLLAKTKLDDKTKELEEELKKVRLEMEEVRQKNKDEEDSDVPTAQRKRFTRVEMARVLMERNQYKERLMELQEAVRWTEMIRASRENPTLTEKKKSSIWQFFSRLFSSSSSAPVMKKVESQSNVKYNSPGSLVKRSSTFSQFPTEKSKTFDFLNEEKDQCSSPSRKEQKRAQYRQVKAHMQKEDGRVTAHGWSLPSKYKAANGGQLENKVNLPVPVYLRPLDQTDASMKLWCAAGVNMSGGRTSELTKQTKGSQSSLDQLEQESKDQEKGEKELKEDEMSSRVWVCTSTHSSTKVMVLDATQPSDLLDSFYACNTHVVCIASVPGVLDTDYPAGEEVPQDLEASQGDGVSLAGSVASVGSTGSDGAMAAEGTTAVPQTACSGVTDLSAEQSVISGSVELSREASPAEDGVPMAEEATEATEANAGVGDEGEDQGMDPNQPGIYTEHVFTDPLGVGPTDASLTDKQRGSAQDGVTSLTEDSDLNDGDVLRMSSSLPTMWLGAQNGCLYVHSSVARWRKCLHAIKLKDSILSIVHVKGRVLVALADGTLAIFHRSIADGQWDLTNYHLLDLGRPHHSIRCMTVVHDKVWCGYRNKIYVIHPKAMRIEKSFDAHPRKESQVRQLAWVGDGIWVSIRLDSTLRLFHAHTYQHLQDVDIEPYVSKMLGTGKLGFSFVRITALVVSCNRLWVGTGNGVIISIPLSEANKSKGIVPNRPGAAVRVYGDDSSDCAVQGSFVPYCSMAHAQLCFHGHRDAVKFFVTVPGQAMPPPGSDSGSDDPASESSDTANSEPKTYLVMSGGEGYIDFRMGDDGGELDGLSEPTASQQSTPTKAERSHLIVWQVTTSPD; from the exons ATGGAGCTGGAAGACGGAGTTGTGTACCAGGACGACCCCGGGACATCAGCGATGATGTCGGAGCGGGTGTCGGGCCTGGCCAACTCCATCTACCGCGAGTTCGAGCGGCTCATCGGCAAGTACGACGAGGACGTGGTGAAGGAGCTGATGCCGCTGGTCGTGGCCGTGCTGGAGAACCTGGACTCGGTGTTCGCGGAGAACCAGGAGCAcgaagtggagctggagctgctgaaggaggacaACGAGCAGCTCATCACCCAGTACGAGCGCGAGAAGGCGCTGAGGAAGCACGCGGAGGAG aAGTTCATCGAGTTTGAAGACACCCAcgagcaggagaagaaggacCTGCAGAACAACAATGAGAGAATGGAGTCCCACTCCCGCCAGCTGGAACTCAAGATCAAGAACTACGCAGACCAGA TCGGCCGGTTGGAGGAACGGGAGCTGGACCTGAAGAAGGAATACAACTCCCTCCATCAGCGGCACACAGAG ATGATCCATAATTACATGGAGCACGTAGAGAGGATCAAGCTGCAGCAGATCAGCGAGACGTCGGAGTCGAGCACAGTCGGTCGAGTCAG GAGGGAGCGGCCGCTTTCCTTGGGAATCTTCCCCTCGTCCGGTGGCGCCTCCCTGCTGATCCCGGACCCCCAGGCCCGAGCGGAGACGCCGGGCACAGAGAGCTGGAAGTTCACAGACCCGGCACAGCCACGGTCCAACGCCAGCCTgaag TTGGACTTTATGGACCCCCCAAAGGAAAGGGAGGGTAAGAATGCACAGGACTCTACGTGGGGGAATTCACTGGCAGACGACTGCAAG GACGAGTTGTCAGACTTCACGGGCTCCAAGTCGGCCACGCCGATGTCCACCACGGCCTCCGACATGGAGAGGGAAGACGGTAACAGTAAGAGCACAGAGGTGCAGGCAGCACCGGGGACGAGATCCGTATCCGTGG GTTTGCCTGAAAATGAAGACAGCTCAGACGTGCAGGACATCATTGAGTCCACTCCTGAGCTGGACATGGACCTCATAGCCTACAAACCCTGCAG CACTCCCACCAAAGGCATCGAAAACATGGCGTTCGACCGCAACACCGACTCCCTGTTTGACGAGCTGTCGTCTGCAGGCACCGGGCTCATAGGGGATGTGGATGAAGGAGCAGACCTGCTGG TGGAGTATTCTG ACCTTAGTTTGATTG GTATGGGCAGAGAAGTTGAAAATCTCATTCAGGAGAATTCACAGCTTCTTGAGACAAA GAACGCTCTGAATGTAGTGAACAAAGACCTGATCCTGAAGGTGGATGAGTTAACCTGTGAGAAGGAAATGCTGCAGGGCGAGCTGGAGGCCCTGCTGCTGGCCAAGACCAAGCTGGACGACAAaaccaaggagctggaggaggaactcAAAAA AGTGCGACTGGAAATGGAGGAAGTCAGGCAGAAGAATAAAGACGAAGAAGAT agcgacGTACCCACAGCCCAGAGGAAGCGTTTCACCAGGGTGGAGATGGCCAGAGTGCTGATGGAGAGAAACCAGTACAAAGAGCGGCTGATGGAGCTCCAGGAAGCCGTGCGGTGGACGGAGATGATCAGGGCCTCGAGAGAAAATCCAACGCTCAcggaaaaaaagaaatccaGCATCTGGCAGTT cttcagcagactgtttagctcctcctccagtgccCCGGTCATGAAGAAGGTGGAGTCGCAGTCCAATGTGAAGTACAACTCGCCGGGCAGTCTggtgaagaggagcagcaccTTCTCCCAGTTCCCCACAGAGAAATCCAAGACATTCGACTTCCTCAACGAAGA GAAAGATCAGTGCAGCTCCCCGTCACGTAAAGAGCAGAAGAGAGCTCAGTACAGACAGGTCAAGGCCCACATGCAGAAGGAGGATGGACGAGTGACTGCACACGGCTGGAGCCTTCCCAGCAAATACAAG GCAGCAAATGGTGGCCAGTTGGAGAACAAAGTGAATCTACCTGTACCAGTTTACTTGAGACCTCTGGATCAGACGGATGCTTCTATGAAG CTGTGGTGCGCTGCTGGAGTTAACATGTCTGGAGGGAGGACCTCAGAGCTCACAAAGCAGACAAAGGGCTCTCAGAGTAGCCTGGACCAGCTAGAGCAAGAGAGTAAG GATCAAGAGAAAGgggagaaggagctgaaggaggatgAGATGTCCAGCAGGGTGTGGGTGTGCACCAGCACACATTCTTCCACTAAGGTCATGGTCCTGGATGCCACGCAGCCCTCCGACCTGCTGGACAGCTTCTACGCCTGCAACACACATGTTGTTTGCATTGCCAGTGTACCAG GTGTGTTGGACACTGATTATCCAGCGGGTGAGGAGGTGCCCCAGGACCTGGAGGCTAGCCAGGGCGATGGGGTGTCGCTAGCCGGCAGCGTGGCCAGTGTGGGCTCAACGGGCAGCGACGGTGCCATGGCAGCAGAGGGGACTACGGCCGTCCCCCAGACGGCCTGCTCCGGCGTCACGGACCTGTCGGCTGAGCAAAGTGTCATTTCAGGCTCAG TTGAGCTGTCCAGAGAGGCCAGTCCAGCCGAAGATGGTGTTCCTATGGCGGAAGAGGCAACAGAAGCCACGGAGGCTAATGCCGGTGTGGGCGACGAAGGAGAGGACCAGGGGATGGATCCAAATCAGCCTGGAATCTACACGGAGCATGTGTTTACTGATCCACTGGGGGTGGGACCCACCGACGCCTCCCTGACCGACAAGCAGAG GGGCTCCGCACAGGATGGAGTTACGTCCTTAACAGAAGACTCAGACCTGAATGATGGAGACGTTCTGAGGATGAGCAGCTCCCTCCCTACCATGTGGCTGGGAGCTCAGAATGGATG TCTGTACGTGCACTCGTCTGTGGCTCGGTGGAGAAAGTGTCTCCATGCCATCAAACTGAAAGACTCCATCCTGAGCATAGT CCACGTTAAAGGGAGAGTCCTGGTAGCACTGGCTGATGGGACTTTAGCCATTTTCCACCGAAGCATTG CAGACGGACAGTGGGACTTAACAAACTACCACCTGTTGGACCTGGGCCGACCCCACCACTCTATCCGCTGTATGACAGTGGTCCACGACAAGGTCTGGTGTGGCTACAGGAACAAGATCTACGTGATCCACCCCAAGGCCATGAGGATAGAG AAATCGTTTGATGCTCATCCACGCAAGGAGAGCCAGGTTCGGCAGCTGGCCTGGGTCGGTGATGGCATCTGGGTCTCCATCCGACTGGATTCCACCCTCCGCTTGTTTCACGCTCACACCTACCAGCATCTCCAGGACGTGGACATCGAGCCGTACGTCAGCAAGATGCTGG GTACGGGTAAACTGGGCTTTTCCTTTGTGAGGATCACAGCTCTTGTGGTGTCCTGCAACCGCCTGTGGGTGGGGACAGGAAACGGCGTCATCATCTCCATCCCTCTGTCTGAAG CAAACAAGTCAAAAGGAATAGTGCCAAATCGACCCGGCGCCGCTGTGCGGGTCTACGGAGACGACAGCTCAGACTGTGCTGTGCAGGGCAGCTTTGTGCCGTACTGCTCCATGGCCCACGCCCAGCTGTGTTTCCACGGACATCGAGATGCTGTCAAGTTCTTTGTCACTGTTCCAg GTCAGGCGATGCCGCCTCCAGGCAGTGACTCAGGCTCTGACGATCCTGCATCCGAATCCTCCGACACAGCGAACTCCGAGCCCAAAACATACCTCGTCATGAGTGGAGGCGAAGGCTATATCGACTTCAGAATGG GGGATGACGGCGGCGAGTTGGACGGTTTATCGGAACCGACAGCCAGCCAGCAGTCGACACCCACCAAGGCTGAGCGGAGCCACCTCATTGTCTGGCAGGTCACAACTTCCCCTGATTAA
- the spag9a gene encoding sperm associated antigen 9a isoform X6 produces the protein MELEDGVVYQDDPGTSAMMSERVSGLANSIYREFERLIGKYDEDVVKELMPLVVAVLENLDSVFAENQEHEVELELLKEDNEQLITQYEREKALRKHAEEKFIEFEDTHEQEKKDLQNNNERMESHSRQLELKIKNYADQIGRLEERELDLKKEYNSLHQRHTEMIHNYMEHVERIKLQQISETSESSTVGRVRRERPLSLGIFPSSGGASLLIPDPQARAETPGTESWKFTDPAQPRSNASLKLDFMDPPKEREGKNAQDSTWGNSLADDCKDELSDFTGSKSATPMSTTASDMEREDGNSKSTEVQAAPGTRSVSVGLPENEDSSDVQDIIESTPELDMDLIAYKPCSTPTKGIENMAFDRNTDSLFDELSSAGTGLIGDVDEGADLLDLSLIGMGREVENLIQENSQLLETKNALNVVNKDLILKVDELTCEKEMLQGELEALLLAKTKLDDKTKELEEELKKVRLEMEEVRQKNKDEEDSDVPTAQRKRFTRVEMARVLMERNQYKERLMELQEAVRWTEMIRASRENPTLTEKKKSSIWQFFSRLFSSSSSAPVMKKVESQSNVKYNSPGSLVKRSSTFSQFPTEKSKTFDFLNEEKDQCSSPSRKEQKRAQYRQVKAHMQKEDGRVTAHGWSLPSKYKAANGGQLENKVNLPVPVYLRPLDQTDASMKLWCAAGVNMSGGRTSELTKQTKGSQSSLDQLEQESKDQEKGEKELKEDEMSSRVWVCTSTHSSTKVMVLDATQPSDLLDSFYACNTHVVCIASVPGVLDTDYPAGEEVPQDLEASQGDGVSLAGSVASVGSTGSDGAMAAEGTTAVPQTACSGVTDLSAEQSVISGSVELSREASPAEDGVPMAEEATEATEANAGVGDEGEDQGMDPNQPGIYTEHVFTDPLGVGPTDASLTDKQRGSAQDGVTSLTEDSDLNDGDVLRMSSSLPTMWLGAQNGCLYVHSSVARWRKCLHAIKLKDSILSIVHVKGRVLVALADGTLAIFHRSIADGQWDLTNYHLLDLGRPHHSIRCMTVVHDKVWCGYRNKIYVIHPKAMRIEKSFDAHPRKESQVRQLAWVGDGIWVSIRLDSTLRLFHAHTYQHLQDVDIEPYVSKMLGTGKLGFSFVRITALVVSCNRLWVGTGNGVIISIPLSEANKSKGIVPNRPGAAVRVYGDDSSDCAVQGSFVPYCSMAHAQLCFHGHRDAVKFFVTVPGQAMPPPGSDSGSDDPASESSDTANSEPKTYLVMSGGEGYIDFRMGDDGGELDGLSEPTASQQSTPTKAERSHLIVWQVTTSPD, from the exons ATGGAGCTGGAAGACGGAGTTGTGTACCAGGACGACCCCGGGACATCAGCGATGATGTCGGAGCGGGTGTCGGGCCTGGCCAACTCCATCTACCGCGAGTTCGAGCGGCTCATCGGCAAGTACGACGAGGACGTGGTGAAGGAGCTGATGCCGCTGGTCGTGGCCGTGCTGGAGAACCTGGACTCGGTGTTCGCGGAGAACCAGGAGCAcgaagtggagctggagctgctgaaggaggacaACGAGCAGCTCATCACCCAGTACGAGCGCGAGAAGGCGCTGAGGAAGCACGCGGAGGAG aAGTTCATCGAGTTTGAAGACACCCAcgagcaggagaagaaggacCTGCAGAACAACAATGAGAGAATGGAGTCCCACTCCCGCCAGCTGGAACTCAAGATCAAGAACTACGCAGACCAGA TCGGCCGGTTGGAGGAACGGGAGCTGGACCTGAAGAAGGAATACAACTCCCTCCATCAGCGGCACACAGAG ATGATCCATAATTACATGGAGCACGTAGAGAGGATCAAGCTGCAGCAGATCAGCGAGACGTCGGAGTCGAGCACAGTCGGTCGAGTCAG GAGGGAGCGGCCGCTTTCCTTGGGAATCTTCCCCTCGTCCGGTGGCGCCTCCCTGCTGATCCCGGACCCCCAGGCCCGAGCGGAGACGCCGGGCACAGAGAGCTGGAAGTTCACAGACCCGGCACAGCCACGGTCCAACGCCAGCCTgaag TTGGACTTTATGGACCCCCCAAAGGAAAGGGAGGGTAAGAATGCACAGGACTCTACGTGGGGGAATTCACTGGCAGACGACTGCAAG GACGAGTTGTCAGACTTCACGGGCTCCAAGTCGGCCACGCCGATGTCCACCACGGCCTCCGACATGGAGAGGGAAGACGGTAACAGTAAGAGCACAGAGGTGCAGGCAGCACCGGGGACGAGATCCGTATCCGTGG GTTTGCCTGAAAATGAAGACAGCTCAGACGTGCAGGACATCATTGAGTCCACTCCTGAGCTGGACATGGACCTCATAGCCTACAAACCCTGCAG CACTCCCACCAAAGGCATCGAAAACATGGCGTTCGACCGCAACACCGACTCCCTGTTTGACGAGCTGTCGTCTGCAGGCACCGGGCTCATAGGGGATGTGGATGAAGGAGCAGACCTGCTGG ACCTTAGTTTGATTG GTATGGGCAGAGAAGTTGAAAATCTCATTCAGGAGAATTCACAGCTTCTTGAGACAAA GAACGCTCTGAATGTAGTGAACAAAGACCTGATCCTGAAGGTGGATGAGTTAACCTGTGAGAAGGAAATGCTGCAGGGCGAGCTGGAGGCCCTGCTGCTGGCCAAGACCAAGCTGGACGACAAaaccaaggagctggaggaggaactcAAAAA AGTGCGACTGGAAATGGAGGAAGTCAGGCAGAAGAATAAAGACGAAGAAGAT agcgacGTACCCACAGCCCAGAGGAAGCGTTTCACCAGGGTGGAGATGGCCAGAGTGCTGATGGAGAGAAACCAGTACAAAGAGCGGCTGATGGAGCTCCAGGAAGCCGTGCGGTGGACGGAGATGATCAGGGCCTCGAGAGAAAATCCAACGCTCAcggaaaaaaagaaatccaGCATCTGGCAGTT cttcagcagactgtttagctcctcctccagtgccCCGGTCATGAAGAAGGTGGAGTCGCAGTCCAATGTGAAGTACAACTCGCCGGGCAGTCTggtgaagaggagcagcaccTTCTCCCAGTTCCCCACAGAGAAATCCAAGACATTCGACTTCCTCAACGAAGA GAAAGATCAGTGCAGCTCCCCGTCACGTAAAGAGCAGAAGAGAGCTCAGTACAGACAGGTCAAGGCCCACATGCAGAAGGAGGATGGACGAGTGACTGCACACGGCTGGAGCCTTCCCAGCAAATACAAG GCAGCAAATGGTGGCCAGTTGGAGAACAAAGTGAATCTACCTGTACCAGTTTACTTGAGACCTCTGGATCAGACGGATGCTTCTATGAAG CTGTGGTGCGCTGCTGGAGTTAACATGTCTGGAGGGAGGACCTCAGAGCTCACAAAGCAGACAAAGGGCTCTCAGAGTAGCCTGGACCAGCTAGAGCAAGAGAGTAAG GATCAAGAGAAAGgggagaaggagctgaaggaggatgAGATGTCCAGCAGGGTGTGGGTGTGCACCAGCACACATTCTTCCACTAAGGTCATGGTCCTGGATGCCACGCAGCCCTCCGACCTGCTGGACAGCTTCTACGCCTGCAACACACATGTTGTTTGCATTGCCAGTGTACCAG GTGTGTTGGACACTGATTATCCAGCGGGTGAGGAGGTGCCCCAGGACCTGGAGGCTAGCCAGGGCGATGGGGTGTCGCTAGCCGGCAGCGTGGCCAGTGTGGGCTCAACGGGCAGCGACGGTGCCATGGCAGCAGAGGGGACTACGGCCGTCCCCCAGACGGCCTGCTCCGGCGTCACGGACCTGTCGGCTGAGCAAAGTGTCATTTCAGGCTCAG TTGAGCTGTCCAGAGAGGCCAGTCCAGCCGAAGATGGTGTTCCTATGGCGGAAGAGGCAACAGAAGCCACGGAGGCTAATGCCGGTGTGGGCGACGAAGGAGAGGACCAGGGGATGGATCCAAATCAGCCTGGAATCTACACGGAGCATGTGTTTACTGATCCACTGGGGGTGGGACCCACCGACGCCTCCCTGACCGACAAGCAGAG GGGCTCCGCACAGGATGGAGTTACGTCCTTAACAGAAGACTCAGACCTGAATGATGGAGACGTTCTGAGGATGAGCAGCTCCCTCCCTACCATGTGGCTGGGAGCTCAGAATGGATG TCTGTACGTGCACTCGTCTGTGGCTCGGTGGAGAAAGTGTCTCCATGCCATCAAACTGAAAGACTCCATCCTGAGCATAGT CCACGTTAAAGGGAGAGTCCTGGTAGCACTGGCTGATGGGACTTTAGCCATTTTCCACCGAAGCATTG CAGACGGACAGTGGGACTTAACAAACTACCACCTGTTGGACCTGGGCCGACCCCACCACTCTATCCGCTGTATGACAGTGGTCCACGACAAGGTCTGGTGTGGCTACAGGAACAAGATCTACGTGATCCACCCCAAGGCCATGAGGATAGAG AAATCGTTTGATGCTCATCCACGCAAGGAGAGCCAGGTTCGGCAGCTGGCCTGGGTCGGTGATGGCATCTGGGTCTCCATCCGACTGGATTCCACCCTCCGCTTGTTTCACGCTCACACCTACCAGCATCTCCAGGACGTGGACATCGAGCCGTACGTCAGCAAGATGCTGG GTACGGGTAAACTGGGCTTTTCCTTTGTGAGGATCACAGCTCTTGTGGTGTCCTGCAACCGCCTGTGGGTGGGGACAGGAAACGGCGTCATCATCTCCATCCCTCTGTCTGAAG CAAACAAGTCAAAAGGAATAGTGCCAAATCGACCCGGCGCCGCTGTGCGGGTCTACGGAGACGACAGCTCAGACTGTGCTGTGCAGGGCAGCTTTGTGCCGTACTGCTCCATGGCCCACGCCCAGCTGTGTTTCCACGGACATCGAGATGCTGTCAAGTTCTTTGTCACTGTTCCAg GTCAGGCGATGCCGCCTCCAGGCAGTGACTCAGGCTCTGACGATCCTGCATCCGAATCCTCCGACACAGCGAACTCCGAGCCCAAAACATACCTCGTCATGAGTGGAGGCGAAGGCTATATCGACTTCAGAATGG GGGATGACGGCGGCGAGTTGGACGGTTTATCGGAACCGACAGCCAGCCAGCAGTCGACACCCACCAAGGCTGAGCGGAGCCACCTCATTGTCTGGCAGGTCACAACTTCCCCTGATTAA